One window of the Vigna radiata var. radiata cultivar VC1973A chromosome 1, Vradiata_ver6, whole genome shotgun sequence genome contains the following:
- the LOC106768562 gene encoding uncharacterized protein LOC106768562: MAITAISNSSIESGFSSAQHKNMKLVAAGGKKPKRCNSRGVRIVGSRIYDSDNGKTCHQCRQKTRDFSASCKNLKNGKPCSINFCHKCLLNRYGEDAEEVEQLDDWTCPKCRNFCNCSFCRKKRGELPTGPLFHTAKATGFKSVSEMLVAKTSNYKEMGSIMEHEHVNSSSFDKVLACKVASPMKPIASEKELVVFLSGEIEKENSSERNSSLKLDPVKTQKNSTKISKKTKREELKEISNANNGDSAGKKKSHKRRKICKEVPNEEKGNASDGTEACRKVSEKETKVDSNHKFCHNKILLGTGVEGKSLSGVKIPEYRNHHLISVDPANDFINSVTSAPKKNMQHMHAENWNSTVTIDSCAGAKVQVGIAKFASVGMNLVMDKTEEEIPLPPGAELTKVLDIELPPENVGNALQLLEFCRVFGKALDLKKGEAEAMLRELVRKQNLRRGQNTMVVQFQIRMLTLIFTDSENESPTLTATSWLKALKDLIAESDHIIKDFPLDWLEEGTSGYHNLDLSSKLALLNFLCDKALGTNKLRSCIEDQNSRHAEDVKEAKIKVAEAMDKEKGLRKKLQDETVKGIMLKVTPLRMEKHNSLLAKLKSEVVQAHDEVLKLKGAIPKEKRGSDAMRIKPEFLDNDGKVFWKFKSYNDERIVLLQDVKIQDETASSPEENWFIYGPEKKEEVDKYICSRAKRLKRHKVSHVLLTEASL, from the exons ATGGCTATTACGGCAATCTCTAACTCCAGCATTGAATCTGGGTTCTCCTCTGCTCAGCACAAGAACATGAAGCTGGTTGCTGCCGGTGGGAAGAAGCCCAAGAGGTGCAATTCTCGTGGTGTTCGGATTGTGGGAAGTAGAATCTACGATTCTGATAATGGGAAAACTTGTCATCAG TGCCGGCAAAAAACACGGGATTTTTCTGCATCGTGCAAGAATTTGAAGAATGGGAAGCCCTGTTCCATTAACTTCTGTCACAAGTGCCTCCTGAATAG GTATGGAGAAGATGCCGAAGAGGTAGAGCAGTTGGACGATTGGACTTGTCCAAAGTGTAGAAACTTTTGCAACTGCAGTTTTTGCAG AAAGAAAAGAGGCGAATTACCTACTGGTCCACTGTTTCATACCGCTAAGGCAACTGGATTTAAATCCGTGTCAGAAATGCTTGTTGCAAAGACTTCTAATTATAAAGAGATGGGATCCATCATG GAGCATGAACATGTTAATAGTTCAAGTTTTGATAAAGTTCTAGCTTGCAAAGTTGCTTCACCAATGAAACCAATTGCATCAGAGAAG gAGCTTGTAGTATTTCTCTCGGGGGAAATAGAGAAGGAAAACTCTTCAGAAAGAAACAGTAGTTTAAAGCTTGACCCTGTAAAGACTCAGAAGAATTCAACCAAAATATCTAAGAAAACAAAGCGTGAAGAATTAAAGGAAATATCTAATGCGAACAATGGTGATAGTGCTGGCAAAAAGAAGAGCCACAAAAGGCGTAAAATTTGCAAAGAAGTTCCAAATGAGGAAAAAGGAAATGCAAGTGATGGCACCGAAGCTTGTAGAAAAGTCTCTGAAAAGGAAACAAAGGTAGATAGCAACCATAAATTTTGCcacaataaaatattgttaggAACTGGTGTTGAAGGAAAATCTTTGTCTGGGGTGAAAATACCGGAATATAGGAATCATCACCTTATTTCTGTGGATCCTGCAAATGATTTCATTAATTCAGTGACTTCGGCTccaaagaaaaatatgcaacaTATGCATGCTGAAAATTGGAATAGTACTGTAACGATAGATAGTTGTGCTGGTGCCAAAGTCCAAGTGGGAATAGCAAAGTTTGCAAGTGTTGGTATGAACTTGGTGATGGATAAAACTGAAGAGGAAATTCCTTTGCCTCCTGGAGCGGAGTTAACAAAAGTGTTGGACATTGAGCTTCCACCTGAAAATGTTGGGAATGCATTGCAGCTCTTAGAGTTTTGCAGAGTATTTGGAAAG GCTCTTGATCTCAAGAAAGGAGAAGCTGAGGCCATGTTACGAGAATTGGTACGCAAGCAAAATTTGCGTCGAGGACAAAACACCATGGTGGTTCAATTTCAAATTAGAATGTTGACCCTGATATTTACTGATTCAGAAAATGA GTCTCCAACCTTGACTGCTACTTCATGGTTGAAAGCTCTGAAAGATTTAATAGCTGAATCTGATCATATAATAAAGGATTTTCCTTTGGATTGGCTTGAAGAAGGCACAAGTGGATATCACAATTTGGATTTGTCTAGCAAGCTCGCTTTGCTAAATTTTCTTTGTGATAAAGCTTTAGGCACTAA CAAATTGAGGAGTTGTATTGAAGATCAAAATTCAAGACATGCAGAAGATGTGAAAGAAGCAAAAATCAAGGTTGCTGAAGCTATGGACAAG GAGAAGGGTCTTAGGAAGAAGTTGCAGGATGAGACGGTTAAAGGTATTATGTTAAAGGTGACTCCACTTCGAATGGAGAAGCATAATTCTCTACTTGCAAAGCTAAAAAGTGAAGTGGTTCAAGCTCATGATGAGGTGCTGAAGTTAAAGGGTGCCATTCCAAAAG AGAAACGTGGTTCTGATGCGATGAGAATAAAGCCTGAGTTTTTGGACAATGATGGAAAGGTCTTTTGGAAGTTCAAAAGTTATAATGATGAACGTATTGTTCTTTTGCAAG ATGTGAAAATACAAGATGAAACTGCTTCTTCACCTGAAGAAAATTGGTTTATTTATGGTCctgagaagaaggaagaggtTGATAAGTATATTTGCTCAAG GGCTAAGAGACTTAAACGCCACAAGGTTTCTCACGTGCTTTTAACTGAAGCAAGTTTGTAG
- the LOC106771318 gene encoding RHOMBOID-like protein 9, chloroplastic, with the protein MAAFPMFYKMPCKDKNLPAQNVIRQSEKRFIYNMKRSIFSIPGQMCRSCQPWNKVNNALKKSNTAERNVPRCRLHDKGSMHKNVTRLWVSDNHLSLLQGCYSKKENLSRVWCSAGSSSTEKQLRSLDSYFGKLQDIAKLRTFDSSHKVIQEHRTECQTRSETAIESLDEYLGKINHGANQESRMPYYVENSSEENFAPKQSVSKDIERSHFRKQNAFVGIRRIKEVHGPRSATDSLQNFEISSLYLIGILVSVNIAVVLFEIASPVRTSDVEMFSIPLLYGAKINHLIMVGEWWRLITPMFLHAGIFHMALSCWALVTFGPQVCKGYGSFTFFLIYILGGIACNFTSFLHTSDPTVGGTGPVFAIIGAWLMYQIQNKDVIASDTSENLFQKAIIITALMFILSHFGPIDEWSHFGAAFSGMAYGFLTIPTFQLNDTSSGASQEEGLKLVRKQGDFCKSLFIFTIFIIALSSFLLFMEPPPNALASLNAAGIDALEYVLIFG; encoded by the exons ATGGCAGCATTTCCTATGTTTTACAAAATGCCCTGCAAGGACAAAAATTTACCAGCTCAAAATGTAATCAGGCAGAGTGAGAAGAGGTTCATATATAATATGAAGAGGTCCATCTTTTCGATTCCTGGTCAAATGTGCAGGAGTTGCCAACCATGGAACAAAGTCAACAATGCCCtcaaaaaatcaaacacagcAGAGAGGAATGTACCTAGGTGCAGACTTCATGACAAAGGTTCTATGCATAAGAATGTTACAAGACTTTGGGTTTCAGACAATCACCTCAGCCTCCTTCAGGGATGTTATTCCaagaaagaaaatctttctAGAGTTTGGTGTTCAGCAGGTTCTAGCTCAACTGAGAAGCAACTAAGGTCATTAGATTCTTATTTTGGAAAACTCCAAGATATTGCAAAATTGCGTACATTTGATTCATCACACAAGGTGATACAGGAGCATCGAACAGAGTGCCAAACTAGATCAGAAACTGCAATAGAGTCTCTTGATGAGTATCTTGGAAAAATAAATCATG GAGCCAACCAAGAATCTCGCATGCCATATTATGTTGAGAATAGTAGTGAAGAAAATTTCGCACCAAAACAATCTGTGAGCAAAGACATTGAAAGATCACACTTTAGGAAACAAAATGCTTTTGTGGGaataagaagaataaaagaagtACATGGTCCAAGGTCTGCTACAGATTCATTACAGAATTTTGAAATCTCTAGTCTCTACCTAAT TGGCATATTGGTTTCTGTAAACATTGCAGTGGTTCTATTTGAAATAGCAAGTCCTGTAAGGACTTCTGATGTAGAGATGTTTTCGATTCCACTACTTTATGGAGCAAAGATAAACCATTTGATCATGGTTGGAGAATGGTGGAGGCTTATAACACCAATGTTTCTG CATGCAGGAATATTTCACATGGCTCTCAGTTGTTGGGCCCTTGTAACATTTGGGCCTCAAGTTTGCAAAGGCTATGGTTCATTCACATTTTTCTTGATATATATATTGGGTGGAATTGCTTGCAACTTCACAAGTTTTCTACATACATCAGATCCCACTGTTGGTGGAACT GGTCCTGTGTTTGCAATAATTGGTGCTTGGCTCATGtatcaaattcaaaacaaagatGTAATTGCAAGTGATACTTCAGAGAACCTGTTCCAGAAGGCAATTATTATTACAGCTCTTATGTTCATATTAAGCCACTTTGGTCCAATTGACGAATG GTCACACTTTGGAGCAGCCTTCTCAGGCATGGCATATGGCTTTTTAACTATTCCAACATTTCAGTTGAATGATACATCATCTGGAGCCAGTCAAGAAGAAGGACTTAAACTTGTTAGAAAACAAGGTGATTTTTGCAAATCACTATTCATATTCACCATATTCATCATTGCTCTAAGCTCATTCCTGTTGTTCATGGAGCCCCCACCAAATGCACTGGCATCTCTCAATGCAGCAGGCATTGATGCCCTGGAATATGTGTTGATATTTGGCTGA